Within Sorangiineae bacterium MSr11367, the genomic segment AGATCTCCACGTAACACGTGGCAACCCCGGCCACGAGATCGGCCTCGTCCGCGTGGATCAATCGCATCCCTCGTTCGACCGAGACGCGCGCCGCATTGGTCGCCGCCTCGTCGACGGTGGCGCCTTCGAGCAGCACCTCCGCACCCCACGCCCGCACGGCCCGCACCTTCTCGGCGTTCGCGCGCTCCGGCATGGCAATCACGCACGGCGCCCCGAACAAATGCGCCGCGTACGCGATGGATTGCGCATGGTTGCCCGTCGAGTACGCGACCACACCGTGCTTCCGGTACTCGGCATCCATCGACGATAGGATCGTGATACCGCCACGGATCTTGAACGCCCCCGTGGGCTGCACATTCTCGTGCTTCACGTACACCTTCGCCCGCAGGGAGGCGTCGAGCACGGGGTAAGACCACATCGGGGTCGGCGTCAGATGTTGGCCGATCACCCGCCGCGCGCGTAGCACATCGGTGAAATTCGGAATGCGCATGGGGCACCGTCGCAAGGTTTGGCACATACGTCCAATGCCAATGTTGGCGACAATTCATAGATGCGGTCTATATTTGCGTCATGCTGGATTTGACGCGCCTGCGTGTGCTCGCCACCGTTGCCGAACACGGTTCCGTGACCACCGCGGCCGAGGTGCTTCACTATGCGCAGCCCTCGGTCAGCCATCACCTGGCCCGCCTCGAGGAAGAAACGGGGGCCAAGCTCGTGCAAAGGGTAGGGCGCGGCATCCGCTTGACCGATGCCGGCCGACTCCTCGCCGACCGGGCCACCGAGATCCTCGGCCGCCTCGACGCGGCGGAGGCGGAGCTCGCGGCGCACGTCGGCTTGCGCGAGGGCAGGGTGCGCCTCGCCGCATTTCCTTCGGCGCTGGGCACCTTCGTTCCGGCCGCCGCCGCCATCCTCGCGGAGCAGCATCCGCGCCTCCAGCTCACCTTTCTCGAAGCCGAGCCCCCGGAGGCTCTGCAAATGCTCCGCACCGGCAACGTCGACGTGGCCGTCGTGTTCCAGCACGATCTCGCCGCCACCACCGACGAGGGCGAGCACGGCATCCGCCTGACCCGCCTTCTCACGGAGCCCGTGTACCTCGTCGTGCCCAAGGGCCGCCGTCGCGGAACGGACCTCGCCGCGTACGCCAAGGATCGCTGGATCGCAGGCTGCGAGCGCTGCCGCCGCCACCTGCTCGCGCAGTGCGCGCTCGCGGGATTCACGCCGCAGATCGCGTTTACGACGGACGACTACATCGCCGTGCAAGCGCTCGTCGCCGCAGGCCTGGGCGTCACCACCTTGCCCGAGCTCGCACTTCTTTCCGCACGCCACGCGGGCCTGGTGGCGCGCGCACTCCCCGGTGCCGAGCGCTACGTGCTCGCGGCCACCTACGGGCAACCGCCCGATCCTCCCGCGACGGTCGCCCTGCTCGATGCCCTTGCGGTCTCCGCCCGTCGCCGAGGCCGCCCCCCCGCCCGCGACCGCTGACCCCCGCGTTGCGACCGCTCGGCGCGACGCCTCCACGCCTGCCGCCCGGCGCGACCTAGCTTCTATAGCATGCGCAAATGGCTCGGTGTCCTCGTCGTGACCCTCGGCATCGCCAGCACCGTCGACGAAGGCCATGTCGCCGTGACGGCGGCCCACGCGATACGCGTCACGGGCTACTACCGCGACCCCGACGTCGCCAAGCTACCCGCGGCCATGTCCTTCGCGTACGCGCGCCTGCGTGCCCAGGACGTCGACCTCACGCCGCGCGACCCCATCGAGTTCGGCGACATCGAGCACGCCGCCGGCGTCGTCATCTTTCTCCACGGCTTTGCGGGCAGCTTCGTCCTACCCTGTTGGGAACTCTCGCGCGCCGCCGCGCATGCCAAACTCGCCACCGTGTGCCCTTCGACGGGCGTGAACGGCGACTGGTGGTCCGCCTCCGGCGAAAAGACCCTACGCGCCACCGTCGCCAACCTGCGCCGGCGCGGCGTCCAAAGCTTCTACCTCGCGGGCCTCTCGAACGGCGGCGTCGGCGCGACCGTTCTGGCGCCGCGCATGCGTGGAACCTTCAAGGGCCTCATTCTCCTGTCCGGAGCCTCCTCGAGCGCCGCCAACCCGGGCATTCCCGTCCTCGCCGTGCAAGGCCGGCGTGACACGATGATGCCCGCATCCATGGTGCGTGCGTACACCCAGCGCGTGGGGGGCCGCTACGTCGAGCTCGATGCCGGGCACTTCTCCATGCTGATTCGCGCCGAGGAGACCCACGATGCCGTGGTTTCATGGCTCACGAGGTAAGCTCCGTCCCATGTCCGTACGGTCCACGGTTCGGGAAACGACCCGCGCGCTTCTCGCGCCCAAGCGGCTCGTGCCCGTGCTTCTCGTGGCCATCCCCCTCGTCATTGCCCAAGGCCGCTTCAGCGACGATCCGCTGGCCGTCTCCCTGGCCGTCGTCGACTGCCTCGCGTTCATCCTCATCGCCCCGCTCTCGTGGCGCGTCCTCGTGCCCGACGAGGCGGCGCCACGACGGCGCATCCTGGGGCTCTTGGCCTACGCGGTCCTCGGCATCGGCGTCGTCGTCACCCTCGGCGTGGCCGCCCCGGCGCTGCTTTCCATGCGCCTCACCTTCTTGACGACGGCCCCGAGCCTCTTCGTCTCGGTGGCGCTCTTCCTCGTGGGCGGCTGGGGCCTCGGGCGCGACATCGGCCTCGAGGCCAGCCTCTCGCGCGAGCGCGCCCGTGCGGCGGCGCTTGCACGTGAAGCGGAGAGCGCCCAGCTCCTCGCCTTGCGCGCGCACTTCGACCCGCATTTTCTCTTCAACACGTTGAACGCGATTGCCGAATGGTGCCGCGACGACGGCGAGACCGCCGAGCGTGCTATTTTGCAATTGTCCTCGATGCTGCGCACCATCCTTCAAGGCGTCCGCTCCCCCACGTGGCCATTGTCGAAGGAGCTCGAGCTCATGAAGGCGCTTTTCTCGCTGCATTTGATCCGCGACCCGGCCGCGTTTTCGCTTACATGGGACGTCGACGACGCGGCCGCCGAAACCAACGTGCCGCCCATGGTCCTTCTCCCGCTGGCCGAAAACGCCGTCAAACACGGCCCCGCGGCCGGCCACCGCGGTGAGATCGCCGTGCGCGTTCGCCTCGACGCCGGGGTGGTGCTCTTCTCCCTGGAGAACCCCGGCGCATACCGCGGCGCGCGTCCCGGCAGCGAGGGCCTCCCCATCGTGGAGCGAAGGCTCGCCGTCGCCTACGGCAACACCGTGAAACTCGACATGGTCCCCCTGGGCGACCGCACGCGCGCCCAATTGCGACTTCCCGCGAAGGGCCCCGACGCCGGAGTGCTCGTATGACACCGCTTCGCGTACTCATTGCCGACGACGAGGAAATCGCGCGCAAGCGCCTCACGCGCCTGCTCAAAGCCATCCCCGATATCGAACTTCGCGGTGAATGCGCCGACGGCATCGCCGTCCTCAAGCGCGTCGCGGAAGGCGATATCGACGTCATGCTCCTCGATATTCAAATGCCCGGTCTCACCGGCCTGGAGGCCATGGCCCTTCTGCCGGAGGATGGCCCATACACCATCTTTTGCACCGCATACGCGGAGCACGCCGTGGCCGCCTTCGACGTGGGCGCCATCGACTACCTCCTCAAGCCCATCGAGGGCGAGCGCTTGGAAAAAGCCCTGCAACGCGCACGCTCGCGCGAGGCCCGCGAGCGCTTCCACGCCGAACTTCGCGAACAACGTGAACAGGGCCAGAATGCCCTTCCACGATTGGCCATTCCCACGCAACAGGGCATCGTCCTCGTCGACCCGCGCGATGTGAGCCACGCGCTGCTCGAGGGGGAGCTCGTCACCATTTACGTCGGCGGCCAAAAGTACTTTACCGACTTCTCCCTGCAGACCCTCTCCGACAAACTCGCCCGCTTCCCCTTCGAACGCGTGCACCGCAAGGCCCTCCTCAACCTCGAGCACGTCGTCCAGCTCGAGCCGTGCCCCACCGGCGGCTACCTGGCCCACACCCGCACCGGCGCCACCGTCGAAATCTCGCGCCAATCCGCCCGCGCCCTCCGCAAACGCCTCGGCCTCCGCCGCTCGACCGACGACGACCCGTAATCGTTGACGAGATAGGAGGAGAAGGAAGAGAGGAGGGGCTGCCCCCACTCGCCACGCGTCCTCGGCGGCGGGCCGCCTGCGGGCGCGTGGCGGTCTCCCCCAAATGCTCGGCGGCGGGGCCGCCTCGCATGGGGGAGACAGCCGGCTGGAAGCCGGCAAGCCGCCGCCGAGACGGCGGCGCTCCATCGCGTGAGCGGACGACCCGCGCGCGACCCGGCGACCGCTCGCGGCCGGCTTTCGACCGCTCGCCCAAGCCCCGCGAATTCCCCGCGATCCCCGGACGTACTTCCATTGAACGAAAGGACATACGATGCCCGATCCGATGCAGAATGCACCCCTCTTGCCGCCCGCCCCGCGCGGCGAGCCGGTGCCGTACACGGTGCTCTTGATCAACCCTTTTTACGCGAAGGATATCCATGCCAGCTTCGGCAAACACGTGCTCACCCCGAGCCTTGCGCTCACCAGCTTGGCCGGAGCGACCCCTGCACCGTGGACGGTCCGCTTCTGGGACGAAAACCTCCTTCAAGGCGCGCCGCCATCCGACGAAGTCCCCCAGGTCGTCGGCATCACCGTCCATCTGACCTTTGCCAAGCGCGCGTACGAGCTTGCCGCCTGGTACCGCGCCCGCGGAAGCATCGTCGTCCTGGGCGGACTGCACGCGCTCTCGTGCCCCGACGAAGTGGCGGAGCACTGCGATGCCATGGCCATCGGCAACGGCGTGCCCATTTGGCCGAAAATTCTCTCGGACATCGAACACGGCAAACTCGAGCGCCGCTACCATGCCGAATACCGCAATTACGCATCCGACCCGGCGCCCGATCGCAGCGTCCTCCCGCGCTGGGGATTCCTCACCCCGGCGTCCCTCATTGCCACCCAGGGGTGCCACAATCGTTGCGACTTTTGCTATCTCGCCACCGGCGACACGCGCATCAAGTACCAAATGCGCACCGCGCAGCAAGTCGCCGACGAATTCGCGGCCACCGGCGCACCGTACGGCGTGTTCGTCGACAATAACCTTGGCTCCAACCGCCGCTACCTCCGCGAGCTCTGCGCCGCCTTGCGCCCATTGAACAAAATCTGGAGCGCTGCCGTCACCCTCGACGTGAGCGACGATCCTTCCCTCGTGCGCGACATGGCCCTCGCCGGCTGCACCGGCGTCTTCATCGGCTTCGAGAGCCTCACCGACGACAACATCCGCCTTGCCGGCAAACGCTCCCCGCGCGCCGAGGACTATGCGGCCCGCATCCAACTCTTTCACGCGAATGGCATTCAAGTGAACGGCAGCTTCGTCCTCGGCTTCGACCAGGACCGCCCCGACGCTTTCGAAAAGCTGGCCAACTTCATCGAGGAGCAGCGCCTCGAGTGTGCGACATTCCACATCCTCACGCCGTACCCTAATACGCCGCTGTTCGTGCGCATGGAGCGCCAGAATCGCATTTTGCACCGCGATTGGTCCCTCTACGATACCGCCCATTGCGTCTTTCGGCCGAAGCACATGACGCCCGAGCAACTCGAGGCGGGGTACGAATGGATCTACCAGCGCCTCTTTTCGCTGCGATCCATTTGGGCCCGGCGCCCGCGGCAGGCGTCGGCCGTGTTGCCATATCTCGGCATGGCCTTGCTTTACAAACGATCCAATTGGCTCTGGAAACTCCTCATTCGCCACCGCCTCACGCACGTCGTTTGGGCGCCGCTCGTCCATGCGACGCGCCTGCGCCACCTGCGCTATCGGAAGCGTTTGGAGAAGGAGCCGTCGGTCCCCGGCCCCCTCGTGTGGCCGATTCGGCCGAGCGTGTGACGGCAATTTTCCGCAAACGGCGCAAGCCAAGTCGCACGGCGCTGTGCCAGGTGTTGTGCCACTCGGATCACGGCGGCATCGCGGAGGTCGACATTCTCCCGTGAGCAGCGCAAAGAATCCCATCGTTCCAGCCAGGGCATGCCGTTTGCGAATCCGCTCCGTACACTGGCTCGTTGCCGTGTTCGGAGGTTCCGCCCATGCGCTCACGTATTTCACTTTCTTCGTCCATGCTTCTCTCCACGCTCGCTCTCGCCGCCTCGTCCGTGGGGTGCAGCAACGGCGACGACAACGCCGCTCGCGAGCCGGATCAGGTGAAATCCGAGCTCGCACGCGATACGGCGCCGTCGGCGACCTCCGCCGAAGTGGCCGCGCTCACGTCCGCCAATACCGATTTTGCATTCGATTTTTATCGTACGAGCGCACCCAAGCTCGCGGGTCAAAATCTCTTCTTCTCGCCGCACAGCATCTCGGCGGCGTTGGCCATGACCTTCGCCGGCGCCCGCGGAACGACCGCGCAGGAGATGACGAAAGCGCTCCACTTCGCCCAGGCGCCGGAGACCTTGCATTCGGCGATGAACGCCGTCGATCTCGCACTTTCTAGCCGCGGCCAAGGTGAAAAAGGGGCTGACGGAGAGCCGTTTCGCCTTCGGGTCGTCAATTCGAACTGGGCCAACACCGGCACACCGTTCGAGAAGCCATTCCTCGACACGCTCGCACGCAACTACGGCGCCGGGATGTACGTGACCGATTTCGAGCGCGAGCCGGAACCGTCACGCACCTTGATCAATCAATGGACGAGCCGCCAAACGGAAAATCGCATCAACGATCTCATTCCAAAGGGCGAAATTAGCACGAACACGCGGATGGTGCTCGTCAACGCCGTCTACTTCAATGCCGAGTGGTTCGCGAAGTTCGATGCAAACCTCACCGCCAAACAGGACTTCACCCGCGCCGATGGCACGAACCAACGTGCCGACATGATGACCCGGCAGACCGATTTCACGTACGCCGAGACGGACAGCTACCAGGCCGTGAACCTGCTGTATGCTGGTGGCGAGACCTCGATGGTGGTGGTGCTGCCGAAAGAAGGCCGCTGGGCGACCTTCGAATCCGAGTTCGATGGCTCCATCTACCGAAACATCACTTCGAGCCTCGCTCCGGCGACCGTCAAGGTATCGCTGCCGAAGTTCAAGATTGCCGGCGAGTCAATGAGCTTGAAGGAGACGCTCTCCAATCTCGGCATGCCCACGCCCTTCACCGGCAATGCCGATTTCTCCGGCATCCTCGACCCCAGCGTCTACCCGCTCATGCTGAAAGACGTACTCCACAAGGCGTTCGTCAATGTCGACGAGGTGGGTACGGAGGCGGCGGCCGCCACCGCCGTGATCGTGGACAAAGTCTCCGCGCCCCGCGAGGTGAAGGTCTTCAACGCGAACCGCCCCTTCTTCTTCTTCATCCGCGACATCCCCACGGGCGCGTTGCTCTTCTTCGGCCGCATGACCGATCCGCAGCGATGAGCGCCGGCCCGGCGGAAACCCGCGTTCAAGCCGTCTTGGCGTCGGGTTTCCGCCAATCGGCCGATGCGGTGCGCACCCCGTTGAAGCGATACTCCGCGTGCACCAGATCGAGCAGCTCGGTGACGGAGGTCTCCTTGCACGGCTTGTCGAAGGTGATTGCGCCGTGCTGCAGCAGGTTGACCCGATCGCACACGTCGACCACCTGGCTGTAGTTGTGCGCAATGAGGATCATCGCAATATCGCCCCGCTCTTTGAGCTGCGTGAGCAACCGCAGAATGAGCCCGCCCTCCTTGGCCCCCATGGCCGCGAGCGGCTCGTCCAAGAGAAGCAGCTTGGCATTGGACGTCACCGAGCGGGCCACGGCAATGGCTTGACGCTGCCCGCCCGAGAGATTCCCCACCTCGGTGGTCACCGAGGGAATGTGAATGCCAATGGCATCCAGCGCCTCGCGCGCCCGCCGCTGCATTTCCTTGCGCCGCAAGAACGGAAATGGCTTGTGAACGAGCTCCTTGTTCAAATGCAAATTGAGGTACACCGGAAGGTCGTTCACCATCGCCAGATCTTGGAACACCGTTTCGATGCCCAGCGAGCGCGCATGGGTGACCGAGCGGAGTTCGACCGGCTGCCCCTCCCAGAGCATCCGGCCCTCGTCCGGGCGGTGAAAGCCCGTCAGGATCTTGATGAGCGTCGACTTCCCGGCGCCGTTGTCGCCGATGAGGCCCAAAATCTCGCCCTTGCGCGCATACAGATTGATGTCCCGCAGCGCCGTCACCGGGCCAAAGCGCTTGCTGATGTGTTCGACCCGGATCACGTCGGCGCTCATGCCGTCCTCCGCAGAGAGCTCGCGCGCTTGCGCAGCGCGGTGAGGTAAACGTTCAGCAACATGGCCACCAGAATCGCAATTCCGAGCACCACGTTGAAGGCATTGGCGTTTACGCCCGTTAGATTGAACCCATCGTAGACGATGCCCAAGAGCATGGCGCCCAACAAGGCCCCCACCACCGTACCCGACCCACCCAGCAACGCGGTGCCTCCAATGACGGCAGAGGCCACCGCGAAGAACATGGTGTTGAACCCGCCGTTGGTGGGATCGAACGAACCTACGCGGATACCTTGCAAGAGGCCCGCGAAACCCGAAAGTGCGCTGGTCAGCGCAAAATTGACGACCTTCACGCGGTTCGTGAGGATGCCCGATTCCGCCGCACCCACCGGGTTTCCACCCGTGGCCTGCGTGTGAATGCCGAAGCGCGTGGCCGAGAGCACGAGCTGCATCGTCGCCACGATGATCAGTGCCCAGAGAAACTCCGACCAGCGCCCGCCGCCGAAAATCCCGACCAAGCCGCTGTCCACCACCGTGGGCGCGGGGACCGGAGACCCATTCGAGATGATGAGTGACGACCCCTGGAGGAGAAACGCCATCCCCAAGGTCGTGATGAACGACGGAAGATTGAGCCGCGTGCGGATCCACCCATTGACCGCGCCAATGAGCGCCGCGACCAGCAGCGCCCCGAGCAACGCCACCGCGAATGGTGCTCCGTTCTTGAAGAACGACGTGAGCACGAACGGCGCCAAGGTGAACACGAAGCCCGCGGAAAGGTCGATTTCGCCGCAAATGAGCAGCATGACCTGACCGCTGGCCACGATGGCCCATGGCGCCACGTATTGCGCAATCGTGCGGTAATTGTCCGCGCTGTTGAACCCCGTGCTGGTCGCCGTGAAATAGATGCCGGCCGCCACCGTGACCAGGAGAATGCTCAGCTCCTTGATCTGGATGAGACCCGATAGGGCGGCCCACGCCGGGGGATTGCGCGCGCTACTTGTTTGCAAGGGTCGCCGGTGGCAAGGGAATGGAGCTCGGCATGGTGATGAGGTCCTGCTTGGAGCCCCCCTCGAACTTGCTGTCCGCCGATGCGTACGGCCCGACGGTGTCCTTGGTGACGAAGGTGAGCCCCGTGTCGGTGACCGGCGGCGTGACCAAGGTCCCGGACAATCGGTACAAGTACATGTAGAGCACGGGCAAAAAGCCCTGCAGGTACGCCGATTGATCGATGGTGAACTCGAGCGCCCCGTTGGAGATGCCCTTGATGGTGTCCGCGAGAAGGTCGAACCCGCCCGTGTGCACCTTGCCTTGAATGCCGCGCGACGTGACCAGCTGCGCAATCGCCGCCGTGCTTCCCGCGTCCACCGCATAGACACCCTTGGCGTCCGGGTGGCCCAGGAAGGCCGCGGTCATGGCATTGAGCTCGCCCGCTTGCTCGGCGCCGGTGTTGACCGATTGCACGTTGACCTGGGGCGCGGCCTGTTTGAGTGCGGCCAGAATGCCGTCGAGCCGTGGTTGCACGTTGTTTCCGCCCGGCTGCGAAATGCCCACGAGGATGGTGCCCGATTGCACGTGCTGGGCAATGCGCTGGCCCATCATGAAGCCCGACCGGTAAAGGTCCTGCCCCACGTACGTCAGCGGGAAATTGGCGGGCGCCGTCGCATTGTAGGCGATGACCGGGATGCCCTTGGCCAGCGCCTTCTTGGTCGGCTCGATGAAGGCGTTGCTGTCGGTCAGCGCCACGGCGATGCCCTCGGCACCGCTATTGATGGCGGTGTCGAACGCATTCACCATCTCCGCCACGTTGCCCGATTGCGAGCCGGTCCATTGCGGCGCGGGCAGGCCGAGCATGGCCGCGGCATCGGCCAGGCCATTGCGCGTGGGGACGAAGAACGAGTTCGTGGTGACATGGTTGACGAATACGAACTTCCACCCTGGGGTGCTCGGGAAGCTCCCCACCGTCTTTTGCGCGTTGGCCAGATTCTCGCTGGCCGCGCCCTTACAGGCCGCCAGCCATGCGCCGGCGCCCCCCGCACCCAATAGCTTCAGCGCTGTCCTGCGCGAGGCAAGGCTTTCCTCTTTCATGATGACTCCCTCGAGTGTTTCGCTCCGGCCCACGCCTCGAGCATCTGTCGAGGCCACGGGGCGAATCTACGAATCATTGGATGATTCATAGATTTCGTCAAGACTTCGCTTGTCGCCGTTCCCAACCTTCCGCGAACAAATTGAAATTCACTTTTGCGCGAGGATACTTGGCCAGGGCTTCTCGATTGAGCTCGACGCCGAGGCCAGGTCCGTTGGGCAGAGAAAAATAGCCATCTTTGACCTCGGGCAAACCCGGGGCGCACTCTTTGACGTAGCTATCCGCAAAATCGTTGAAGTGTTCCTGGATTTTGAAATTCACTGTCGTTGCAGCCAAATGAAGATTGGCGGCCGTGGAAATGGGACCGCCCACGTTGTGGGGGGCCATGAGCATGTAATGCGTCTCCGCCGTGCCGGCGAGCTTCTTCGCCTCGAGCAGACCGCCGGAGTGCGTAATGTCGGTCTGCAGAATGTCGGCAGCCTGCAGTTCGAAGAGTTCGCGGTAGTCGAAGCGCGTGTGAAGGCGTTCGCCGGTGGCGATGGGGATGTCCGTGTGTTCGCGCACCTTGGCGAGGGCTTTCAGGTTTTCGGGTGGGACCGGCTCCTCGAGCCATTCGGGGCGGTACTTGGTCAGCTCCCCGGCGAGGCGGATGGCCGTGCTCGGGCTGAAACGGCCGTGCATTTCCAAAAGAATTTCCACCTCGGGCCCCACGGCGTCGCGCACCGCTTCGACCAGCGCCATCGACCGCGAGGTTTCCCCCGCATCCAGCTCGAACATGCCCGCGCCGAAGGGATCGAGCTTCAACGCGCGGTACCCGCGTTCGAGCACGCGCTTCGCCGCGG encodes:
- a CDS encoding LysR family transcriptional regulator, with translation MLDLTRLRVLATVAEHGSVTTAAEVLHYAQPSVSHHLARLEEETGAKLVQRVGRGIRLTDAGRLLADRATEILGRLDAAEAELAAHVGLREGRVRLAAFPSALGTFVPAAAAILAEQHPRLQLTFLEAEPPEALQMLRTGNVDVAVVFQHDLAATTDEGEHGIRLTRLLTEPVYLVVPKGRRRGTDLAAYAKDRWIAGCERCRRHLLAQCALAGFTPQIAFTTDDYIAVQALVAAGLGVTTLPELALLSARHAGLVARALPGAERYVLAATYGQPPDPPATVALLDALAVSARRRGRPPARDR
- a CDS encoding histidine kinase; this encodes MSVRSTVRETTRALLAPKRLVPVLLVAIPLVIAQGRFSDDPLAVSLAVVDCLAFILIAPLSWRVLVPDEAAPRRRILGLLAYAVLGIGVVVTLGVAAPALLSMRLTFLTTAPSLFVSVALFLVGGWGLGRDIGLEASLSRERARAAALAREAESAQLLALRAHFDPHFLFNTLNAIAEWCRDDGETAERAILQLSSMLRTILQGVRSPTWPLSKELELMKALFSLHLIRDPAAFSLTWDVDDAAAETNVPPMVLLPLAENAVKHGPAAGHRGEIAVRVRLDAGVVLFSLENPGAYRGARPGSEGLPIVERRLAVAYGNTVKLDMVPLGDRTRAQLRLPAKGPDAGVLV
- a CDS encoding response regulator, which encodes MTPLRVLIADDEEIARKRLTRLLKAIPDIELRGECADGIAVLKRVAEGDIDVMLLDIQMPGLTGLEAMALLPEDGPYTIFCTAYAEHAVAAFDVGAIDYLLKPIEGERLEKALQRARSREARERFHAELREQREQGQNALPRLAIPTQQGIVLVDPRDVSHALLEGELVTIYVGGQKYFTDFSLQTLSDKLARFPFERVHRKALLNLEHVVQLEPCPTGGYLAHTRTGATVEISRQSARALRKRLGLRRSTDDDP
- a CDS encoding B12-binding domain-containing radical SAM protein yields the protein MPDPMQNAPLLPPAPRGEPVPYTVLLINPFYAKDIHASFGKHVLTPSLALTSLAGATPAPWTVRFWDENLLQGAPPSDEVPQVVGITVHLTFAKRAYELAAWYRARGSIVVLGGLHALSCPDEVAEHCDAMAIGNGVPIWPKILSDIEHGKLERRYHAEYRNYASDPAPDRSVLPRWGFLTPASLIATQGCHNRCDFCYLATGDTRIKYQMRTAQQVADEFAATGAPYGVFVDNNLGSNRRYLRELCAALRPLNKIWSAAVTLDVSDDPSLVRDMALAGCTGVFIGFESLTDDNIRLAGKRSPRAEDYAARIQLFHANGIQVNGSFVLGFDQDRPDAFEKLANFIEEQRLECATFHILTPYPNTPLFVRMERQNRILHRDWSLYDTAHCVFRPKHMTPEQLEAGYEWIYQRLFSLRSIWARRPRQASAVLPYLGMALLYKRSNWLWKLLIRHRLTHVVWAPLVHATRLRHLRYRKRLEKEPSVPGPLVWPIRPSV
- a CDS encoding serpin family protein — encoded protein: MRSRISLSSSMLLSTLALAASSVGCSNGDDNAAREPDQVKSELARDTAPSATSAEVAALTSANTDFAFDFYRTSAPKLAGQNLFFSPHSISAALAMTFAGARGTTAQEMTKALHFAQAPETLHSAMNAVDLALSSRGQGEKGADGEPFRLRVVNSNWANTGTPFEKPFLDTLARNYGAGMYVTDFEREPEPSRTLINQWTSRQTENRINDLIPKGEISTNTRMVLVNAVYFNAEWFAKFDANLTAKQDFTRADGTNQRADMMTRQTDFTYAETDSYQAVNLLYAGGETSMVVVLPKEGRWATFESEFDGSIYRNITSSLAPATVKVSLPKFKIAGESMSLKETLSNLGMPTPFTGNADFSGILDPSVYPLMLKDVLHKAFVNVDEVGTEAAAATAVIVDKVSAPREVKVFNANRPFFFFIRDIPTGALLFFGRMTDPQR
- a CDS encoding ATP-binding cassette domain-containing protein, with product MSADVIRVEHISKRFGPVTALRDINLYARKGEILGLIGDNGAGKSTLIKILTGFHRPDEGRMLWEGQPVELRSVTHARSLGIETVFQDLAMVNDLPVYLNLHLNKELVHKPFPFLRRKEMQRRAREALDAIGIHIPSVTTEVGNLSGGQRQAIAVARSVTSNAKLLLLDEPLAAMGAKEGGLILRLLTQLKERGDIAMILIAHNYSQVVDVCDRVNLLQHGAITFDKPCKETSVTELLDLVHAEYRFNGVRTASADWRKPDAKTA
- a CDS encoding ABC transporter permease translates to MQTSSARNPPAWAALSGLIQIKELSILLVTVAAGIYFTATSTGFNSADNYRTIAQYVAPWAIVASGQVMLLICGEIDLSAGFVFTLAPFVLTSFFKNGAPFAVALLGALLVAALIGAVNGWIRTRLNLPSFITTLGMAFLLQGSSLIISNGSPVPAPTVVDSGLVGIFGGGRWSEFLWALIIVATMQLVLSATRFGIHTQATGGNPVGAAESGILTNRVKVVNFALTSALSGFAGLLQGIRVGSFDPTNGGFNTMFFAVASAVIGGTALLGGSGTVVGALLGAMLLGIVYDGFNLTGVNANAFNVVLGIAILVAMLLNVYLTALRKRASSLRRTA
- a CDS encoding sugar ABC transporter substrate-binding protein; translation: MKEESLASRRTALKLLGAGGAGAWLAACKGAASENLANAQKTVGSFPSTPGWKFVFVNHVTTNSFFVPTRNGLADAAAMLGLPAPQWTGSQSGNVAEMVNAFDTAINSGAEGIAVALTDSNAFIEPTKKALAKGIPVIAYNATAPANFPLTYVGQDLYRSGFMMGQRIAQHVQSGTILVGISQPGGNNVQPRLDGILAALKQAAPQVNVQSVNTGAEQAGELNAMTAAFLGHPDAKGVYAVDAGSTAAIAQLVTSRGIQGKVHTGGFDLLADTIKGISNGALEFTIDQSAYLQGFLPVLYMYLYRLSGTLVTPPVTDTGLTFVTKDTVGPYASADSKFEGGSKQDLITMPSSIPLPPATLANK
- a CDS encoding mandelate racemase/muconate lactonizing enzyme family protein, translating into MKITGIRTHVLGTPWRNLTIVEVLTDEGITGLGEVRMLNHTDALLGYLQEAVPNHVLGADPFEIESLVLRMTRHDYARPGEIAMSALAILEIACWDIQGKALGLPVYKLLGGAVRDKIKAYANGWYQVERTPEQFHAAAKRVLERGYRALKLDPFGAGMFELDAGETSRSMALVEAVRDAVGPEVEILLEMHGRFSPSTAIRLAGELTKYRPEWLEEPVPPENLKALAKVREHTDIPIATGERLHTRFDYRELFELQAADILQTDITHSGGLLEAKKLAGTAETHYMLMAPHNVGGPISTAANLHLAATTVNFKIQEHFNDFADSYVKECAPGLPEVKDGYFSLPNGPGLGVELNREALAKYPRAKVNFNLFAEGWERRQAKS